The following coding sequences lie in one Carcharodon carcharias isolate sCarCar2 chromosome 5, sCarCar2.pri, whole genome shotgun sequence genomic window:
- the rsad2 gene encoding radical S-adenosyl methionine domain-containing protein 2 isoform X1 produces the protein MYVVVICIKFLLQACIDWVSEISRGLIKLIALGKFRISERRRERVKRREEKSRERTTTPTSVNYHFTRQCNYKCGFCFHTAKTSFVLPLEEAKRGLKLLKAAGMEKINFSGGEPFLHNRGEFLGKLVQYCKQELKLPSVSVVSNGSRITEKWFKNYGEDLDILAVSCDSFEEDTNRLIGRGQGNKNHIENLLKVRTWCKDYKVAFKINSVINRFNLEEDMNEQVMMVNPVRWKVFQCLLIEGENAGEEALRHAETFVISNKDFQRFLERHKEIKCLVPESNEKMRDSYLILDEYMRFLDCTKGRKDPSRSILDVGVENAIKFSGFDEKMFFKRGGKYTWSKADMHLDW, from the exons ATGTACGTGGTGGTTATTTGCATTAAATTTCTGCTGCAAGCTTGCATCGACTGGGTGAGCGAAATATCACGGGGGTTGATAAAGCTCATAGCCTTGGGTAAATTTAGGATCAGTGAGAGGAGGCGGGAAAGAGTTaagaggagggaggagaagagcaGGGAGCGGACCACAACTCCCACCAGTGTCAATTACCATTTCACCCGCCAATGCAACTACAAGTGCGGCTTCTGTTTCCACACCGCCAAGACATCTTTCGTGTTGCCCCTGGAAGAAGCCAAAAGGGGGCTGAAACTGCTAAAGGCAGCAG GCATGGAAAAAATTAACTTTTCGGGCGGAGAACCTTTTCTGCACAATCGTGGGGAGTTTCTAGGCAAACTGGTACAGTATTGTAAACAGGAGCTGAAACTGCCCAGTGTCAGCGTTGTGAGTAATGGGAGTCGGATCACCGAGAAGTGGTTCAAAAACTACG GTGAGGATCTGGACATTTTGGCTGTTTCATGTGACAGTTTTGAAGAGGACACCAATCGTCTGATAGGCCGTGGACAAGGGAACAAAAATCACATTGAGAACCTCCTCAAGGTCAGAACATGGTGCAAAGATTACAAAGTGGCTTTTAAAATCAACTCTGTCATCAACAGATTCAATCTTGAAGAGGATATGAATGAacaagtcatgatggtgaatcCAGTAAGGTGGAAG GTATTCCAGTGCTTGTTGATTGAAGGGGAGAATGCTGGAGAAGAAGCTCTGAGACATGCAGAAACTTTTGTTATCAGCAACAAAGACTTTCAGAGATTTTTGGAAAGGCATAAAGAGATCAAGTGCCTTGTGCCTGAGTCTAATGAGAAG atgcgagATTCCTACCTCATCCTTGATGAATAT ATGCGCTTCCTTGATTGCACCAAAGGCAGAAAAGATCCATCCAGATCTATCTTGGATGTAGGCGTTGAGAATGCTATTAAATTTAGTGGGTTTGACGAGAAAATGTTTTTTAAACGTGGGGGTAAATATACATGGAGCAAAGCGGATATGCATTTGGATTGGTAA
- the rsad2 gene encoding radical S-adenosyl methionine domain-containing protein 2 isoform X2 — protein sequence MEKINFSGGEPFLHNRGEFLGKLVQYCKQELKLPSVSVVSNGSRITEKWFKNYGEDLDILAVSCDSFEEDTNRLIGRGQGNKNHIENLLKVRTWCKDYKVAFKINSVINRFNLEEDMNEQVMMVNPVRWKVFQCLLIEGENAGEEALRHAETFVISNKDFQRFLERHKEIKCLVPESNEKMRDSYLILDEYMRFLDCTKGRKDPSRSILDVGVENAIKFSGFDEKMFFKRGGKYTWSKADMHLDW from the exons ATGGAAAAAATTAACTTTTCGGGCGGAGAACCTTTTCTGCACAATCGTGGGGAGTTTCTAGGCAAACTGGTACAGTATTGTAAACAGGAGCTGAAACTGCCCAGTGTCAGCGTTGTGAGTAATGGGAGTCGGATCACCGAGAAGTGGTTCAAAAACTACG GTGAGGATCTGGACATTTTGGCTGTTTCATGTGACAGTTTTGAAGAGGACACCAATCGTCTGATAGGCCGTGGACAAGGGAACAAAAATCACATTGAGAACCTCCTCAAGGTCAGAACATGGTGCAAAGATTACAAAGTGGCTTTTAAAATCAACTCTGTCATCAACAGATTCAATCTTGAAGAGGATATGAATGAacaagtcatgatggtgaatcCAGTAAGGTGGAAG GTATTCCAGTGCTTGTTGATTGAAGGGGAGAATGCTGGAGAAGAAGCTCTGAGACATGCAGAAACTTTTGTTATCAGCAACAAAGACTTTCAGAGATTTTTGGAAAGGCATAAAGAGATCAAGTGCCTTGTGCCTGAGTCTAATGAGAAG atgcgagATTCCTACCTCATCCTTGATGAATAT ATGCGCTTCCTTGATTGCACCAAAGGCAGAAAAGATCCATCCAGATCTATCTTGGATGTAGGCGTTGAGAATGCTATTAAATTTAGTGGGTTTGACGAGAAAATGTTTTTTAAACGTGGGGGTAAATATACATGGAGCAAAGCGGATATGCATTTGGATTGGTAA